A DNA window from Micromonospora inyonensis contains the following coding sequences:
- a CDS encoding sulfotransferase family protein has product MDVIGVGFGRTGTLSLQAALVQLGFDPCYHFSTLFEEPDHAKYWLAAAENDVSSLRTALDGYRASVEWPGTAFWRELMQEYPNAKIILTTRDSAAWYESMEKTILNVLRRGEGSTALATHFPDRPAEPLVQTATLVGHRVIVPRCFDGRIDDRDHVIACYERHNEAVRREVPADRLLEYQPGQGWEPLCRFLGVAVPDNPYPHLNERPSDLRGPGR; this is encoded by the coding sequence ATGGACGTGATCGGGGTCGGCTTCGGCCGGACTGGCACCCTCTCCCTACAGGCAGCCCTCGTGCAGCTCGGCTTCGACCCGTGCTACCACTTCAGCACGCTCTTCGAGGAGCCGGATCATGCCAAGTACTGGCTGGCCGCGGCGGAGAACGACGTCAGTTCCCTCCGGACGGCACTCGACGGTTACCGCGCGAGCGTGGAGTGGCCGGGGACCGCCTTCTGGCGTGAACTGATGCAGGAGTACCCGAACGCCAAGATCATCCTGACTACCCGGGACTCCGCAGCCTGGTACGAGTCGATGGAGAAGACCATCCTGAACGTGCTGCGGCGGGGCGAGGGGAGCACCGCGCTGGCGACCCACTTCCCGGACCGGCCCGCGGAACCACTCGTCCAGACCGCCACCCTCGTCGGGCACCGGGTCATCGTGCCGCGCTGCTTCGACGGCCGAATCGACGACCGCGACCACGTCATCGCCTGCTACGAGCGGCACAACGAGGCGGTCCGCCGGGAGGTGCCCGCCGACCGCCTTCTCGAATACCAGCCGGGTCAGGGCTGGGAGCCGCTCTGCCGGTTCCTCGGCGTGGCGGTGCCGGACAATCCGTATCCGCATCTGAACGAACGACCGAGCGACCTGCGCGGCCCCGGCCGCTGA
- a CDS encoding methyltransferase domain-containing protein, with the protein MSTQTTDTGMSQEGSVEDLHRAVRDHYDKLVDLYEDLWGEHIHHGYWDLDAPNVSRDVAQRRTTQELMRFGGIPQGARVLDSGCGIGASAVMLAADLGCTVEGITLSHEQVKRATGKAAEAGVGDRLSFRVLDAMHTDYPDDTFDVVWSMESCELMPDKRAYLAENLRILKPGGRLVVATWTSRDDRLDPKEVKLLRRLYRDFAISHVLPLEHYARLCGELGYTDVRTADWTENVRATWALSADIVKPLMRDPSYVWKLVRAKGADIFRFLNSVPLMKQAYDKDVMHYGVYTAVKPG; encoded by the coding sequence GTGAGCACCCAGACCACCGACACCGGCATGAGCCAGGAGGGCTCGGTCGAGGACCTGCACCGGGCCGTGCGCGACCACTACGACAAGCTGGTCGACCTCTACGAGGACCTGTGGGGCGAGCACATCCACCACGGCTACTGGGACCTCGACGCGCCGAACGTGTCCCGGGACGTCGCGCAGCGGCGTACCACCCAGGAACTGATGCGGTTCGGCGGCATCCCGCAGGGCGCGAGGGTGCTCGACTCGGGCTGCGGCATCGGCGCGTCGGCGGTGATGCTCGCCGCCGACCTCGGCTGCACCGTCGAGGGCATCACGCTCAGCCACGAGCAGGTCAAGCGGGCCACCGGGAAGGCCGCGGAGGCCGGCGTCGGCGACCGGCTGTCGTTCCGGGTGCTGGACGCCATGCACACCGACTACCCGGACGACACCTTCGACGTGGTCTGGTCGATGGAGAGCTGCGAGCTGATGCCGGACAAGCGGGCCTACCTCGCGGAGAACCTGCGCATCCTCAAGCCGGGCGGCCGGCTCGTGGTGGCCACCTGGACCAGCCGCGACGACCGGCTCGACCCGAAGGAGGTCAAGCTGCTGCGCCGGCTCTACCGGGACTTCGCCATCTCGCACGTGCTGCCGCTGGAGCACTACGCCCGGCTCTGCGGTGAACTCGGCTACACCGACGTGCGGACCGCCGACTGGACCGAGAACGTCCGGGCCACCTGGGCGCTGTCGGCGGACATCGTCAAGCCGCTGATGCGTGACCCGTCGTACGTGTGGAAGCTGGTCCGGGCCAAGGGCGCCGACATCTTCCGCTTCCTCAACTCCGTCCCGCTGATGAAGCAGGCGTACGACAAGGACGTCATGCACTACGGCGTCTACACCGCCGTCAAGCCGGGCTGA
- a CDS encoding HAD-IIA family hydrolase, with amino-acid sequence MTTVETGSWRDDRPLVERYRTMLFDLDGVVYRGALAVDHAPSAIAQLAGRGRERIFVTNNPSRTPPEVAALLDRLGVPVPASSVVTSAQVAAAMAAATVPAGSRVLAVGGAAVLAALREEGLIPVRTAADDPVAVVQGSAPEVDWRQLAEASYAVARGLPWIATNMDLAVPREGGMAPGNGALVHAVTLATGRVPLVAGKPEPAIFGYARRRGPGPHVMVGDGLTTDVEGARRSGLDSVLVLTGVTRVDDLLDAPPPQRPTHVVTDLRGLFRAPPPVRGADDSYACGPWRTRRQGDEIVLTGGPGDPADGVRVLCHTVWSARDEGRPAVVAADSRDLLRPRHRESLANVISTRDGTGGARGTTPTRMA; translated from the coding sequence GTGACCACTGTGGAGACCGGCTCGTGGCGTGACGACCGCCCGCTGGTCGAGCGCTACCGGACGATGCTGTTCGACCTGGACGGCGTGGTCTACCGCGGTGCCCTCGCGGTGGACCACGCCCCGTCGGCCATCGCCCAACTGGCCGGGCGCGGACGGGAGCGGATCTTCGTCACCAACAACCCCTCCCGGACGCCACCCGAGGTGGCCGCCCTGCTGGACCGGCTCGGCGTCCCGGTGCCGGCCTCGTCGGTGGTCACCTCGGCACAGGTCGCGGCGGCGATGGCGGCGGCCACCGTGCCGGCCGGGTCCCGGGTGCTCGCAGTGGGCGGGGCGGCGGTGCTGGCGGCCCTGCGCGAGGAGGGGCTGATTCCGGTCCGCACCGCCGCCGACGACCCGGTGGCGGTGGTCCAGGGGTCGGCCCCCGAGGTCGACTGGCGGCAACTGGCCGAGGCGTCCTACGCCGTGGCCCGGGGACTGCCCTGGATCGCCACCAACATGGACCTCGCGGTGCCCCGGGAGGGCGGGATGGCACCGGGCAACGGCGCGCTCGTGCACGCCGTGACGTTGGCCACCGGGCGGGTGCCGCTGGTCGCCGGCAAGCCGGAGCCGGCGATCTTCGGGTACGCCCGCCGACGCGGGCCGGGCCCGCACGTGATGGTCGGCGACGGGTTGACCACCGACGTCGAGGGCGCCCGGCGCAGCGGCCTGGACAGCGTGCTCGTCCTGACCGGGGTCACCCGCGTCGACGACCTGCTCGACGCGCCGCCCCCGCAGCGGCCGACCCACGTCGTCACCGACCTGCGCGGTCTCTTCCGGGCGCCGCCGCCGGTGCGGGGTGCGGACGACTCGTACGCCTGCGGCCCCTGGCGCACCCGCCGGCAGGGCGACGAGATCGTGCTGACCGGTGGCCCCGGGGACCCCGCCGACGGCGTCCGGGTGCTGTGCCACACGGTGTGGTCCGCCCGGGACGAGGGGCGTCCCGCCGTCGTCGCGGCCGACTCCCGGGACCTGCTCCGACCGCGACACCGGGAGAGCCTGGCGAACGTGATCTCGACTCGCGATGGAACCGGAGGGGCACGAGGAACGACTCCTACTCGTATGGCCTGA
- a CDS encoding L-tyrosine/L-tryptophan isonitrile synthase family protein, whose protein sequence is MPSSTPTVPQGHTLGNDSAELISNVILRFLLPHRRSEAGEHEHTDCFAEQLAAIRHFVDRQEPILFTLPAFPCKSPNRRKVLGHLPDMGELLSLQFLNQLCDQVAKVHTPGARMLLCSDGHVFGDLIRVPDDHITQYGDEIQAMVERHGLSHIEAFSLQDVYPGHDYDGKRKLLTEQYAQSLESLREEVRSDDRTLSLYRGITRFLVEDVSEWHDSKAALQRDCRQRAYGVIQRSRAWGDLIADHYPVSVRLSIHPQPCGAAKFGIRMLEIRDMWLTPWHSVAVLRTDGRFALMPRAEAEKTGKLVHRDGRPSHFVVDCAE, encoded by the coding sequence ATGCCAAGCTCCACCCCCACCGTGCCGCAGGGCCACACCCTCGGCAACGACAGTGCCGAGCTGATCTCGAACGTCATCCTGCGGTTCCTCCTGCCGCACCGCCGGTCCGAGGCCGGCGAGCACGAGCACACCGACTGTTTCGCCGAGCAGCTCGCCGCCATCCGCCACTTCGTCGACCGGCAGGAACCGATCCTGTTCACCCTGCCGGCCTTCCCGTGCAAGTCGCCCAACCGGCGCAAGGTCCTCGGTCACCTGCCCGACATGGGGGAACTGCTCTCCCTGCAGTTCCTCAACCAGCTCTGCGACCAGGTCGCCAAGGTGCACACCCCCGGGGCGCGGATGCTGCTCTGCTCCGACGGGCACGTCTTCGGCGACCTGATCCGCGTGCCGGACGACCACATCACCCAGTACGGCGACGAGATCCAGGCGATGGTCGAGCGACACGGGCTGTCCCACATCGAGGCGTTCAGCCTCCAGGACGTCTACCCGGGACACGACTACGACGGCAAGCGCAAGCTGCTCACCGAGCAGTACGCCCAGTCGCTGGAGAGCCTGCGAGAGGAGGTCCGCTCCGACGACAGGACGTTGAGCCTCTACCGGGGGATCACCCGGTTCCTCGTCGAGGACGTCAGCGAGTGGCACGACAGCAAGGCCGCCCTCCAGCGGGACTGCCGCCAGCGCGCGTACGGCGTGATCCAGCGAAGCCGCGCCTGGGGCGACCTGATCGCCGACCACTACCCGGTGTCGGTCCGGCTCTCCATCCACCCGCAGCCCTGCGGGGCGGCGAAGTTCGGCATCCGGATGCTGGAGATCCGGGACATGTGGCTGACCCCCTGGCACTCGGTGGCGGTGCTGCGGACCGACGGCCGGTTCGCGCTGATGCCCCGGGCCGAGGCCGAGAAGACCGGCAAGCTGGTGCACCGGGACGGCCGGCCGAGCCACTTCGTGGTTGACTGCGCTGAGTGA
- a CDS encoding cytochrome P450 family protein, translating to MTSEKPYPLYGPEFKRCPYTAYQQLRDKGEVHPVEFPSGVTGWLVTGYDAAVRTLTDPRLGKNHDLGNDAWRRLAAIMPEPQHSQLQVHLLHQDPPKHTEMRRLVTEALHPRRLEALRPRFQAMADELLDELAPVGHGDLVEGFSARFPFLVLSTVIGLPPHLARRFRREWCRVVQPVGPRSPQRAHYIGLLHGLQAYIADVEADRRANPGDDLLSKLVEANDDGRLSNEELSSMIFQLLVAGQEPMTNQINTAMVALLTHPEALERLTADPALLPRAAEELMRYDSAFELTTWRFFREDSDLFGTRIPAGDSVIVSLAAANRDPARFERADELDLDRSPNPHIAFGHGIHFCPGAGLARTELQIALETILRRLPHLKLAADPDELGWIPAVLGRGVERLPVTFTATP from the coding sequence ATGACCTCAGAAAAGCCGTATCCGCTCTACGGGCCGGAGTTCAAGCGCTGCCCGTACACCGCTTACCAGCAGCTACGTGACAAAGGCGAGGTCCATCCCGTCGAGTTTCCCAGCGGGGTGACCGGCTGGCTCGTCACGGGATACGACGCGGCGGTACGCACCCTGACCGATCCACGGCTCGGCAAGAACCACGACCTGGGCAACGACGCCTGGCGCCGGCTCGCCGCCATCATGCCCGAGCCGCAGCACTCGCAGCTCCAGGTCCACCTGCTGCACCAGGATCCGCCCAAGCACACGGAGATGCGGCGGTTGGTCACCGAGGCGCTCCACCCACGGCGTCTCGAGGCGCTCCGGCCGCGGTTCCAGGCGATGGCCGACGAACTCCTCGACGAGCTGGCGCCGGTGGGGCACGGCGACCTGGTCGAGGGCTTCAGCGCCCGGTTCCCGTTCCTGGTGCTGAGCACGGTGATCGGCCTGCCGCCCCACCTCGCGCGCCGGTTCCGGCGGGAGTGGTGCCGGGTGGTCCAGCCGGTCGGCCCCCGGTCGCCGCAGCGGGCGCACTACATCGGCCTTTTGCACGGCCTCCAGGCGTACATCGCCGACGTGGAGGCGGACCGGCGGGCGAATCCCGGCGACGACCTCCTCTCCAAGCTGGTCGAGGCCAACGACGACGGCCGCCTGAGCAACGAGGAACTCTCCTCGATGATCTTCCAGCTCCTGGTGGCCGGTCAGGAGCCGATGACCAACCAGATCAACACCGCGATGGTGGCCCTGCTGACGCATCCGGAGGCGCTGGAACGACTGACCGCCGATCCGGCACTGCTGCCCCGCGCCGCCGAGGAGCTGATGCGATACGACAGTGCCTTCGAGTTGACCACCTGGCGGTTCTTCCGGGAGGACAGCGACCTGTTCGGCACCCGGATCCCCGCCGGTGACTCGGTCATCGTGTCCCTGGCCGCGGCCAACCGGGATCCGGCCCGGTTCGAGCGGGCGGACGAACTCGACCTCGACCGCTCGCCCAACCCCCACATCGCCTTCGGGCACGGCATCCACTTCTGTCCGGGCGCCGGTCTGGCCCGTACCGAACTCCAGATCGCGCTGGAGACGATCCTCCGGCGCCTGCCGCACCTGAAGCTCGCCGCCGACCCGGACGAGCTGGGGTGGATCCCGGCCGTCCTCGGCCGGGGCGTGGAACGCCTACCGGTGACCTTCACCGCGACGCCCTGA
- a CDS encoding AMP-binding protein produces MSIDSGTGTDLAIHPDRRGFTPDPAAGLARLTPAGTVAGALVERARRQPDAVAYYLPDESEADQRITVAGMLDRAHAARAALAAAGLRRGGRVCLCLDTSAPLLAGLFGAQLLGAVPSVLEPPLSAGRKQLWLDRVRHIVAVAQPEVLVCDEELREATVEALTGLDVTVISPPFGDGVVADPVLEAGPEEPAFIQFTSGTTSAAKGIVLSHRAVLAAASAIGLGGPFYADDVMASWLPLHHDMGMVGATMTPFLLSLPSVLIRPLAFGTRPDRWLRLIHQYRATISPAPNFAYRLVAALARKVDLTGVDLSCWRAAFNGAEVVDGATLRDFLAATAPLGFRPEHLRPCYGMAELGLAATFSPIGTAPRTEPVSRAAMAEQGRALAPESEEDSHHYVSSGIPVPGTKVRVADANHVDLPDRHVGRVLVASESMMTGYLNGPADPLLELRDGWLDTGDLGFLLDGELFVTGRSKDLIILAGRNYQPQTFERAAETADGVKAGGAVAVGVPDPRSGTERLVLVVESRNHRDPERSAGTARAVERAVSDLTGVRPGRVVVVGPRTLPKTSSGKLQRPQVAGMVAAGSLP; encoded by the coding sequence ATGAGCATCGACAGCGGCACAGGCACCGACCTCGCGATACACCCCGACCGGCGGGGCTTCACCCCCGACCCCGCCGCCGGGCTCGCCCGGCTCACCCCGGCCGGCACGGTGGCCGGCGCGCTCGTGGAACGGGCGCGCCGGCAACCCGACGCCGTCGCCTACTACCTGCCGGACGAGTCCGAGGCCGACCAGCGGATCACGGTGGCCGGGATGCTCGACCGGGCGCACGCCGCCCGCGCGGCCCTGGCCGCGGCCGGGCTGCGCCGGGGCGGCCGGGTCTGCCTCTGCCTGGACACCTCCGCCCCACTGCTGGCCGGGCTGTTCGGGGCGCAGCTGCTCGGTGCCGTCCCGTCGGTGCTGGAGCCGCCGCTGAGCGCCGGCCGCAAGCAGCTCTGGCTGGACCGGGTCCGGCACATCGTGGCGGTCGCGCAGCCGGAGGTGCTGGTCTGCGACGAGGAACTGCGCGAGGCCACCGTGGAGGCCCTCACCGGCCTGGACGTCACGGTGATCAGCCCGCCGTTCGGCGACGGGGTGGTCGCCGACCCGGTGCTGGAGGCCGGACCGGAGGAGCCCGCCTTCATCCAGTTCACCTCCGGCACCACCTCGGCGGCGAAGGGCATCGTGCTCAGCCACCGCGCGGTGCTCGCGGCGGCCTCCGCGATCGGCCTCGGCGGGCCGTTCTACGCCGACGACGTGATGGCGAGCTGGTTGCCGCTGCACCACGACATGGGCATGGTCGGCGCCACCATGACGCCGTTCCTGCTCTCCCTGCCGTCGGTGCTGATCCGGCCGCTGGCCTTCGGCACCCGGCCGGACCGCTGGCTTCGGCTGATCCACCAGTACCGGGCCACCATCTCGCCCGCGCCGAACTTCGCGTACCGGCTGGTCGCCGCGCTGGCCCGGAAGGTCGACCTGACCGGGGTGGACCTGAGCTGCTGGCGGGCGGCGTTCAACGGGGCGGAGGTGGTCGACGGGGCGACGCTGCGCGACTTCCTGGCGGCGACCGCACCGCTCGGCTTCCGCCCGGAGCACCTGCGACCCTGCTACGGCATGGCCGAACTCGGGCTCGCCGCGACCTTCTCGCCGATCGGCACCGCGCCCCGGACCGAGCCGGTCTCCCGGGCCGCGATGGCCGAGCAGGGCCGGGCGCTGGCCCCGGAGTCGGAGGAGGACAGCCACCACTACGTCTCCTCCGGCATCCCGGTGCCCGGCACCAAGGTCCGGGTCGCCGACGCCAACCACGTGGACCTGCCCGACCGGCACGTCGGCCGGGTGCTGGTGGCCAGCGAGTCGATGATGACCGGTTACCTCAACGGCCCCGCCGACCCGCTGCTCGAACTGCGCGACGGCTGGCTGGACACCGGAGACCTCGGCTTCCTGCTCGACGGTGAACTCTTCGTCACCGGCCGGAGCAAGGACCTGATCATCCTGGCCGGACGGAACTACCAGCCGCAGACCTTCGAGCGGGCCGCGGAGACCGCCGACGGGGTCAAGGCCGGCGGGGCGGTGGCGGTCGGCGTACCGGATCCGCGCAGCGGCACCGAGCGGTTGGTGCTGGTGGTGGAGAGCAGGAACCACCGGGATCCCGAGCGGTCCGCCGGGACCGCCCGGGCCGTCGAGCGCGCGGTCAGCGACCTAACCGGGGTACGTCCCGGACGGGTGGTCGTGGTCGGCCCCCGTACCCTGCCCAAGACCTCCAGCGGGAAGCTCCAGCGCCCCCAGGTGGCCGGGATGGTGGCCGCCGGATCGCTTCCGTGA
- a CDS encoding copper resistance CopC family protein, with product MPRWSGPAGLVIRQVGAAVAAVVAVLTVSATPASAHARLVTTSPAEGSTISTPLESVEFTFDDRVRERFVTIVVAGPEGRSYLRGAVEVDQFRLRQPVYPLGSGSYRVAWRVVGSDGHPVQGEFRFRVALPPGQEPAVLPPAEATADATSRSGTPWVLVAGGGLVLLAAGVALASRTRIPRRPTRKLPR from the coding sequence ATGCCCCGATGGTCCGGCCCGGCCGGCCTGGTGATCCGACAGGTGGGAGCGGCGGTGGCCGCCGTGGTGGCCGTGCTGACGGTCTCCGCGACCCCGGCCAGCGCGCATGCCCGCCTGGTGACCACCTCCCCCGCCGAGGGCTCCACCATCTCGACTCCACTGGAGTCGGTGGAGTTCACCTTCGACGACCGCGTCCGGGAACGGTTCGTCACGATCGTGGTGGCCGGTCCGGAGGGGCGGTCGTACCTGCGGGGCGCGGTCGAGGTCGACCAGTTCCGGCTGCGTCAGCCGGTCTACCCGCTTGGCTCGGGCTCGTACCGGGTTGCCTGGCGCGTGGTCGGCTCCGACGGGCACCCGGTCCAGGGCGAGTTCCGCTTCCGGGTGGCCCTGCCTCCCGGCCAGGAGCCGGCGGTGCTGCCGCCGGCCGAGGCGACGGCGGACGCCACCTCGCGCTCCGGCACGCCCTGGGTGCTGGTGGCCGGTGGTGGGCTGGTGCTGCTGGCGGCCGGCGTGGCCCTGGCCTCCCGTACCCGGATTCCCCGCCGGCCGACCAGGAAGCTCCCGAGGTGA
- a CDS encoding cytochrome c oxidase assembly protein, whose protein sequence is MTRIEQRPVDPPVVVRRAPGVGTLVAATAAVASVVLAVALWFGGGTDREQILGLPDGGAFTAWALPVARALSYVGAVLTVGWTVAAAFLLPGLDRLVGPAGYQLMRRASWTAALWLAATVVALPLTASSLLGNPVDQVTAVTVLSLAMSVSQGQGLVIAAAMIAVVLAATRWAITRTGAAVTALLAVAATLPVVLTGHSAGSGNHAIAVSSVGVHTAAVVLWVGGLAALLTLPGTRDLPRAARRYSTMALWCFVLMGLSGIANTVIRLYRPDELWSTRYGVLVLVKSVVLVALGAFGAAHRRRTLPRLAAGGAGAFRRLAAVEILVLAGIVAVGVAMSRAPSPVTVDPAEPDVYTELLGFPLPAAPTVARLLGQPVPDAYFLLIAVIGGGLYLAGVRRLRRAGRVWPPARTLCFLAGMLVLAAVTCLGFARYAAVTHAHHIAQHLALLVVVPLLVGGGAPGALAGATLRSGPTPDLHGALEWWETLRRSGPARALGHPVTAVAAFVACLYLPYFAPVLSWLMQRHVGHLGMLTAFLLAGGAVTTVLRHRPRRVGGIVLALDTAALLLFALLVRRSDRLRSGEWFDLVRTDWAPVPSVDHRYAAWTAAVAAVVLVAAGLAQLGRPAAAPTDGGPGGASGTDERG, encoded by the coding sequence GTGACCCGGATCGAGCAGCGCCCGGTCGACCCGCCGGTCGTCGTCCGGCGTGCCCCCGGCGTCGGCACACTCGTCGCCGCGACGGCGGCCGTCGCGTCCGTGGTCCTCGCCGTCGCGCTCTGGTTCGGCGGCGGCACGGACCGCGAGCAGATCCTCGGTCTCCCCGACGGCGGCGCGTTCACCGCGTGGGCCCTGCCGGTCGCCCGGGCCCTGAGTTACGTGGGGGCGGTCCTGACCGTCGGCTGGACGGTCGCCGCGGCGTTCCTCCTGCCCGGCCTGGACCGGCTCGTCGGTCCGGCCGGGTACCAGCTGATGCGCCGGGCGTCCTGGACGGCGGCGCTCTGGCTGGCGGCGACCGTGGTCGCGCTGCCGCTCACCGCCTCCAGCCTGCTCGGTAACCCGGTCGACCAGGTCACCGCGGTCACCGTGCTCAGCCTCGCCATGTCGGTGTCCCAGGGGCAGGGCCTGGTCATCGCGGCGGCCATGATCGCCGTGGTGCTCGCCGCGACCCGCTGGGCGATCACCCGTACCGGTGCCGCGGTCACCGCGCTGCTCGCCGTGGCGGCGACCCTCCCGGTGGTGCTGACCGGCCACTCGGCCGGCTCCGGCAACCACGCTATCGCGGTCAGCAGCGTCGGCGTCCACACGGCGGCGGTGGTCCTCTGGGTCGGTGGCCTGGCCGCGCTGCTCACCCTTCCCGGCACCCGTGACCTGCCCCGGGCGGCCCGGCGCTACAGCACGATGGCGCTCTGGTGCTTCGTGCTGATGGGGTTGAGCGGGATCGCCAACACCGTGATCCGGCTGTACCGGCCCGACGAGCTGTGGAGCACCCGGTACGGCGTGCTCGTGCTGGTCAAGAGCGTCGTGCTGGTGGCACTGGGTGCCTTCGGGGCCGCGCACCGACGGCGCACGCTGCCCCGGCTCGCCGCCGGTGGTGCGGGCGCCTTCCGTCGGCTCGCCGCGGTCGAGATCCTGGTGCTCGCCGGGATCGTGGCCGTCGGGGTCGCCATGTCCCGGGCCCCGTCGCCGGTCACCGTCGACCCGGCGGAGCCGGACGTCTACACCGAACTCCTCGGCTTCCCGCTGCCGGCCGCGCCGACCGTGGCCCGGCTGCTGGGGCAACCCGTCCCGGACGCGTACTTCCTGCTCATCGCCGTGATCGGCGGCGGCCTGTACCTCGCCGGCGTGCGCCGGCTGCGCCGGGCCGGCCGGGTCTGGCCGCCGGCCCGTACGCTCTGCTTCCTCGCCGGCATGCTGGTGCTGGCGGCGGTGACCTGCCTGGGCTTCGCCCGGTACGCGGCGGTGACCCACGCCCACCACATCGCCCAGCACCTGGCCCTGCTGGTGGTCGTCCCGCTGCTGGTCGGCGGCGGCGCGCCCGGCGCGCTGGCCGGGGCGACGCTGCGGTCCGGGCCGACGCCCGACCTCCACGGGGCGCTCGAGTGGTGGGAGACGCTGCGCCGCAGCGGCCCGGCGCGGGCCCTGGGTCACCCGGTCACCGCGGTGGCCGCCTTCGTGGCCTGCCTCTACCTGCCCTACTTCGCCCCGGTGTTGAGCTGGCTGATGCAGCGCCACGTGGGACACCTGGGAATGCTCACCGCGTTCTTGCTCGCCGGCGGGGCGGTCACCACGGTGCTGCGCCACCGGCCCCGCCGCGTCGGCGGGATCGTCCTGGCGCTCGACACGGCAGCGCTGCTGCTCTTCGCCCTCCTGGTGCGGCGCAGCGACCGGCTGCGCTCGGGCGAATGGTTCGACCTGGTGCGGACGGACTGGGCACCGGTGCCGTCCGTCGACCACCGGTACGCGGCCTGGACGGCTGCGGTGGCGGCGGTGGTGCTGGTGGCCGCCGGGCTCGCCCAGCTCGGGCGACCCGCCGCCGCGCCGACCGACGGCGGGCCCGGCGGGGCGAGCGGGACGGACGAACGGGGTTGA
- a CDS encoding NADPH-dependent FMN reductase: MTGVELALLGGSLRPGSVSERVLRACADLAADRGARCTVLTAADLDLPLYQPGATHRRPAAAELLAAVRRADGLIVVTPTYHGGMSGLLKNALDHLEDLASDRPAYLDGKVVGSVAVGWSEHGAATAVAALRTTVTSLRGWVTPMAVGVNSIELAALEDVDAGIRADARLMRRLTILVGQVTDFAGRGSAARLVPSA; encoded by the coding sequence GTGACCGGCGTGGAGCTGGCACTGCTCGGCGGGTCGCTGCGGCCGGGGTCGGTGAGCGAGCGGGTGCTGCGCGCCTGCGCCGACCTCGCCGCCGACCGTGGTGCCCGCTGCACGGTGCTCACCGCGGCGGACCTGGATCTGCCGCTCTACCAGCCCGGGGCCACGCACCGCCGGCCGGCCGCCGCCGAACTGCTGGCCGCGGTGCGCCGGGCCGACGGCCTGATCGTCGTGACACCCACCTACCACGGCGGCATGTCCGGCCTGCTCAAGAACGCCCTGGACCACCTGGAGGACCTGGCCTCCGACCGGCCCGCCTACCTCGACGGGAAGGTGGTCGGATCGGTCGCCGTGGGTTGGAGCGAGCACGGCGCGGCCACCGCGGTCGCCGCGCTGCGCACCACCGTGACGTCGCTACGCGGCTGGGTCACGCCGATGGCCGTCGGCGTGAACTCGATCGAGCTGGCCGCCCTCGAGGACGTGGACGCGGGTATCCGCGCCGACGCCCGACTGATGCGCCGGCTGACGATCCTGGTCGGCCAGGTCACCGACTTCGCCGGCCGGGGCTCCGCCGCCCGCCTGGTTCCCAGCGCCTGA